The genomic region CGGCTCTATCTGCAAGACGGACAGATCGCGCTGCTCGTCGTCGGAAAGAGCGCGACGGAGATCGAGACCACCGTTGAATTCGGCGGCGACCTGCGATCGGCCGTCGGCATCAACTATCCCGACGGATCGCTGAACATCGCGTCGGTTACCGATCGCGATCTCGAGTATCTCGAATTCGGACTCGAACGCGGCGTGGACTACGTCGCGCTCTCGTTCGTCCGATCCGCCGAAGACGTCGAGCGCGCCAAAGCGTTCATGCACGAGCGCGGCCGACGCGTGCCGGTGATCGCGAAGATCGAGAAGCACGAGGCGCTCGACCAACTCGACGCGATCGTCGCAGCGGCCGACGGCATCATGGTCGCGCGCGGGGACCTCGGCATCGAAATCCCGATCGAGACCGTTCCGATCGTGCAGAAAGAGATCATCGCGAAATGCAATCGCGCCTCCAAGCCGGTCGTTACCGCGACGCAGATGCTCGAGTCCATGATCGCGTCGCCGCGGCCGACGCGCGCCGAAGCGACCGACGTCGCGAACGCGATCCTCGACGGAACCGACGCGGTCATGCTATCGGCGGAGACGGCGCTCGGCACCTACCCGACCGAAGCGGTACGGACGATGGCGCAGATTGCCCGCGAAGTCGAGCGCCACTATCCGCACGCGTCGCTGCGCGACCGCCGCCTCGAGAACTTCGAGCCGACGATCGCCTCGTCGATCGCCGAGGCCGCGACGCGGGCGAGCGCCGAACTGAAGATCCCCTATATCGTCACCGGCACGACGACCGGAAACACCGCGCACCACATCGCGGCGTTTCGTCCGCAGGCGCGGATCGTCGCGCTCACGCCCGACGCGCACGTCGCGCGCCGGCTCGCGCTCGTCTGGGGAACGGAGTCGCTCCTTATAGACACCTACGCGTCCATCGACGTCTTGCTCTACATGACCGAGCGTCAGATGGTGCACGAGGGCCTGGTGACCTCGGGCGATCTTATCGCGTTTACGACCGGCATGCCCGTCGGTTCGGGTGGAACCAACGTCCTAAAGATTCACCAAATTCCGTAGATCAGCGCTTTGCGGCCTGCAGCATCGCGCGCGCGTGGCGCATCGCGATCTCGTGCGACTCTCCCGAGAGCATCCGCGCGATCTCCGCTTCGCGCTGGCTCGCGCCCGCGACGCCGCGCACGACGATCGTCGTCTCCTTCTTTCGTTCGACCTTGTCGAGCACGTAGTGCCGGTCGGCCCACGTCGCTAACTGCGCGAGGTGCGTCACGCAGATCACCTGCTCGACGCGCGCCAGGTCCCCGATCCGCGCGCCGACCGCCGTAGCGGTCGCGCCGCCGATGCCGGCATCTATTTCATCGAAGACGAGTGCGGCCCGCGAGCCGCGCGCGCCTGCGAGCGCGACGACGAGCGCGAGCAGCACGCGCGAAAGTTCGCCACCGGAGGCGACGCGCGCGAGCGGCCGCGCCGGCTCGCCCGCGTTCGCCGCAAAGAGAAACTCGACGCGCTCGGCGCCGCGCGGACCGATCCGTTCGAGCGGATCGACGACGATCTCGAAGCGCCCCGACGCGAGCGCGATCTCGGCGAACTCGCCGGCGACACGCTTGCAGAGCGACGCCGCCGCCTTCTCGCGTCGCTTCGAGAGCGCGGCCGCCGCCTCGTGCAGCTCCCTCGCCGCCGCATCGGCCGCGGCGCTCAACTCGGCGACGCGCCGATCGCGGTTCTCGTACTCGTCAATCGCCGCGCGCGCGCGCTCGGCGACGGCGGGAAGCTCGTCCGCGGGGACGCCGTGCTTGCGCTGCAGCCGTTCGAGCAACTCGAGACGCGCGTTGATCGCTTCGAGCTCGCCCGGATCGTACTCGGCGGCGTCGAGCGCACCGGCGATCTCCGCGGCGAGATCGACGGCCTCGGCCTGGAGCGACGCGGTCCGCCGCGCCATCTCGCGCAATCGCTCGTCGTACTTCTCCACTGCGGCGAGTGCGGTGCCGGCGCCGCCGAGCGTGCTGACCGCACCGCCCTCGTCGGCGGCGAACGCTTCGCGGGCGGCGTGCAGGGCGGTAGCGATTCGCTCGACGTTCTCGAGATACGAGCGCCGCTCGTCGAGCCGTTCGATCTCGCCGGGCTGCAGCTTCGCGCC from Candidatus Binatia bacterium harbors:
- the pyk gene encoding pyruvate kinase, with protein sequence MEPILQKRTKIVATVGPASRDPAILRSLFVSGANVLRLNFSHGTPEEHGETIADARRISEQLGIHTAVLQDLPGPKVRTGMLEGGAKSVRLERGAPFVITSESVPGTAQRVSTSYRDLPADVAVGKRLYLQDGQIALLVVGKSATEIETTVEFGGDLRSAVGINYPDGSLNIASVTDRDLEYLEFGLERGVDYVALSFVRSAEDVERAKAFMHERGRRVPVIAKIEKHEALDQLDAIVAAADGIMVARGDLGIEIPIETVPIVQKEIIAKCNRASKPVVTATQMLESMIASPRPTRAEATDVANAILDGTDAVMLSAETALGTYPTEAVRTMAQIAREVERHYPHASLRDRRLENFEPTIASSIAEAATRASAELKIPYIVTGTTTGNTAHHIAAFRPQARIVALTPDAHVARRLALVWGTESLLIDTYASIDVLLYMTERQMVHEGLVTSGDLIAFTTGMPVGSGGTNVLKIHQIP
- the recN gene encoding DNA repair protein RecN gives rise to the protein MLRRLLIESYGLIERADVEFSEGATIFTGETGSGKTMLIGALDFALGARAGADVVRRGVAKTTVTLEFDADDDLRDRFGADGFELDEGEAATIVREMSDAGRSTLRVNGRASTAAYAREIRDSIAEIVGQHEAQRLLAPAYHLELLDRFAGESALALRDGVAAAYARAEEAAQALAGISHDERRAKERYDEACFIAREIEGAKLQPGEIERLDERRSYLENVERIATALHAAREAFAADEGGAVSTLGGAGTALAAVEKYDERLREMARRTASLQAEAVDLAAEIAGALDAAEYDPGELEAINARLELLERLQRKHGVPADELPAVAERARAAIDEYENRDRRVAELSAAADAAARELHEAAAALSKRREKAAASLCKRVAGEFAEIALASGRFEIVVDPLERIGPRGAERVEFLFAANAGEPARPLARVASGGELSRVLLALVVALAGARGSRAALVFDEIDAGIGGATATAVGARIGDLARVEQVICVTHLAQLATWADRHYVLDKVERKKETTIVVRGVAGASQREAEIARMLSGESHEIAMRHARAMLQAAKR